The sequence TAGACCTGGCTTGCAGCCGCTTCGTGATTTTGCTCCGCGAATAGTCTGCTCTCTTTGCTGGCAATGCCCTGTCGGGGTTGCCCGCATTTTCGCCTGCAGCGTCGACTTCAGGCTAAGATGAGACCAGACCCTTTTCCAGGCAAATCGGAGGCTGAGCTTTTTTAATCTCGGTACGTTTTTCAATGCGACGGGCACCATTGTTCATCTGGCTTGGCGTTACCCTTCACGTGGTCTTCTTCGTCCTGATGTTGATGGGCGTGGAACCATTTCTGCACTTCTTTTATCTGTTTGCGTGGTGGACCTTCATTGCGGTCATCGGGGTCATCAATGCTCAGCGCGGCGGCAATTCGCTGATTTTTGGCGCGAGCCAGCAACTGGCGTGGGTGACCGGCTTTTCCGTAATCGTGTGGCTGTTCTTCGAAATCTGGAATTTCTGGCTGCACAATTGGTTCTACGTCGGCGTGATAGAACTGACCTGGTTACGCTGGCTGGCTTATGCGGTCTCCTTCGCCACCGTGCTGCCGGCGATCCTCGAGGTGGATACGCTGCTCGGCAACCTGGGACTCGTCCGGCGTGTGCCCGGACCGGTGATCCGGGTTTCCCCGCGATTGCTGAACGGCTGTGTGCTGGCTGGCCTGCTGATGCTGACACTGGTCGTACTGCTGCCGCAGTACTTTTTCCCACTCTTGTGGGTGGGGATCGTTTTCATCCTCGACCCATTGGTCTACCGGCGCGACCGTGTCGCTTCGCTGCTGGGCCAGGCAGCCAAGGGTTCCTATGCGCGCATGCTGCGGCTGATGCTGGCGGGACTGCTGTGCGGAGTGTTGTGGGAATTCTGGAACTACTGGTCGGGCGCGAAGTGGATTTACGCGATACCGCTGTTCGATTTCTGGAAAGTGTTCGAGATGCCGTTGGCCGGCTACCTTGGCTTCATGCCTTTTGCGCTGGAGTGCTATCTCTTCTGGCAGCTTCTGCGTCTCGCCAGGGAGACTCATGCGGCGACGGATTGGCGAATCTTGTCGATCATCGCTGCCCTGGCGGCGATTTACTGCGCGCTAGTTTTCAGCGGTATCGACAACATCACCGTGCTCTGAACTTGCCTGACTGGTAGTGCTTTTTGCAAGCGTTAAGGCCAGTACACGCATTGCGTACATATCTGCGGCCTGGTCTTGCCGCGATAAGGCGGGCGGATGAGTCAAGCCCGTATTGTCCACCTCTCGAACTCAGCAGGGCTGATATGCTCTGTCAGGTCGAGTCTGGATCGACACAGTTATTCGTCAGTTTCCGCTGGCGCCATGGTTTCTTCTTCGTCGCGTTCCCGCGATAAATTTTCGCGCATTTTTCTGCGTTCCTCGGGTTTCATGCCTTGCATACGCTTGCGCATCTGCTGACGTTGCTCGGGCGTCATTTGCTCCATGCGCTCGCGCATATCCTGCCGGCGGTGTCTCATGCGTTCGCGTTGCAGCGGCGACATTTGCTCCGTTCGCTGACGCAATCGATCATGTTGCCGGCGCAATCGATCACGTTTTTCCGGAGCCATCCGCTGCATGTGCTGTCTCATCTGCCGACGCTGTTCGGGCGAACTTCTTTGCATTCTGTATCGTAAAGCCTTCCTTTGCTCCGGCCGCATATTCTTGAATCGCTCCAGATTTTTCCGAGCACGTTGCCGCTCGCCTGGCGCCATGTCTCGCAACATCCGGAAGCGCTCTTTGGAATTTTCCCGCTGCTCGGGCGTTAACTGAGACCAGCGCTTCGACCCGTCGTACAAGCGTCTACGGCGTTCCGCCGGCAACGAATCCCACTCGCCTTCAAAGCGCTGCAACAATTCCTGTTGCTCCGGGGCCAACTCATCCCAGCGGGCGTTGTCCGGGTCGGCATGCGCAGTCTGCAAGCAGGCCAGGGCCAGCAACACCGCCAGGAAGCATCCCTTGCTAAACCCGCCCATTCGCCTGCGCACGTTCATCCATCAATCCCCCCGTCGTCTCACTCTGTTCGTTATCCAGCTCGTCGAGCAAGAGCTCCTCTTCCAGTTCGGCCCATTCCAGGAACTCCAGGTCCTGGTAAAACTCGATGCTTTCTAACGCCACCAGCAAGTCCATGCTTTCAAACATTTCCGCGTCAGGCACTTCCGGCTGCGGCCAGCGGGACCAGACCAGTGCGACGACGAGGCTGGCCGCTATCGCTGCGACAGCCGGCCAGTTCCTGCGCTTTGCATGGGTCATTTCGAGCAGCGCTTTTTCACGGGCCTGCGCCAGCCGGGACAACCAT comes from Pseudomonadota bacterium and encodes:
- a CDS encoding DUF3619 family protein, with the translated sequence MNDVKDEQSKFEQQARTALRSGDERLGEEWLSRLAQAREKALLEMTHAKRRNWPAVAAIAASLVVALVWSRWPQPEVPDAEMFESMDLLVALESIEFYQDLEFLEWAELEEELLLDELDNEQSETTGGLMDERAQANGRV
- a CDS encoding DUF3106 domain-containing protein, encoding MNVRRRMGGFSKGCFLAVLLALACLQTAHADPDNARWDELAPEQQELLQRFEGEWDSLPAERRRRLYDGSKRWSQLTPEQRENSKERFRMLRDMAPGERQRARKNLERFKNMRPEQRKALRYRMQRSSPEQRRQMRQHMQRMAPEKRDRLRRQHDRLRQRTEQMSPLQRERMRHRRQDMRERMEQMTPEQRQQMRKRMQGMKPEERRKMRENLSRERDEEETMAPAETDE